A genomic window from Struthio camelus isolate bStrCam1 chromosome 2, bStrCam1.hap1, whole genome shotgun sequence includes:
- the YES1 gene encoding tyrosine-protein kinase Yes: protein MGCIKSKEDKGPAMKYRTDNTPEPVSSHVSQYGSDSSQATQSPAIKGSAVNFNSHSMTPFGGPSGMTPFGGASSSFSAVPSPYPSTLTSGVTVFVALYDYEARTTDDLSFKKGERFQIINNTEGDWWEARSIATGKTGYIPSNYVAPADSIQAEEWYFGKMGRKDAERLLLNPGNQRGIFLVRESETTKGAYSLSIRDWDEVRGDNVKHYKIRKLDNGGYYITTRAQFESLQKLVKHYREHADGLCHKLTTVCPTVKPQTQGLAKDAWEIPRESLRLEVKLGQGCFGEVWMGTWNGTTKVAIKTLKPGTMMPEAFLQEAQIMKKLRHDKLVPLYAVVSEEPIYIVTEFMTKGSLLDFLKEGEGKYLKLPQLVDMAAQIADGMAYIERMNYIHRDLRAANILVGDNLVCKIADFGLARLIEDNEYTARQGAKFPIKWTAPEAALYGRFTIKSDVWSFGILLTELVTKGRVPYPGMVNREVLEQVERGYRMPCPQGCPESLHELMKLCWKKDPDERPTFEYIQSFLEDYFTATEPQYQPGDNL, encoded by the exons ATGGGGTGCATTAAAAGCAAAGAAGACAAAGGTCCAGCCATGAAATACAGAACTGATAATACTCCAGAACCAGTTAGTTCCCATGTTAGCCAATATGGATCAGACTCGAGCCAAGCAACACAGTCACCGGCAATAAAGGGATCAGCAGTTAATTTTAATAGTCATTCCATGACTCCTTTTGGAGGACCCTCAGGAATGACTCCCTTTGGAGGAGCATCATCTTCATTTTCAGCTGTGCCAAGTCCATATCCTAGTACTTTGACGA GTGGTGTTACTGTATTTGTGGCCTTATATGATTACGAAGCTAGAACTACAGATGACCTTTCATTTAAGAAAGGCGAACGGTTCCAGATAATAAACAACAC ggaaggagactggtGGGAAGCAAGATCCATTGCTACAGGAAAAACGGGCTACATCCCAAGTAATTATGTAGCTCCTGCAGACTCCATTCAAGCAGAAGA GTGGTATTTTGGTAAGATGGGCAGGAAGGATGCAGAAAGGCTACTTTTAAATCCTGGCAACCAGCGTGGTATTTTCTTAGTGAGAGAGAGTGAAACCACTAAAG GTGCTTACTCCCTTTCCATACGTGACTGGGATGAGGTTAGAGGTGATAATGTGAAACACTACAAAATCAGAAAACTTGATAATGGTGGATACTATATCACAACCAGAGCACAATTTGAATCTCTACAGAAGCTGGTAAAACACTACAGAG aACACGCTGATGGGCTGTGTCATAAGCTAACAACTGTGTGTCCAACTGTGAAACCGCAAACCCAGGGACTAGCAAAAGATGCCTGGGAAATTCCTAGAGAATCTCTGAGGCTAGAGGTTAAGttgggccaaggctgttttggTGAAGTGTGGATGG GAACATGGAATGGAACCACAAAAGTAGCAATCAAGACACTAAAACCTGGTACAATGATGCCAGAAGCCTTCCTGCAAGAGGCGCAGATCATGAAGAAATTGCGACATGACAAGCTTGTTCCACTGTATGCTGTTGTTTCTGAGGAACCGATCTACATAGTCACTGAATTCATGACAAAAG GCAGCTTGCTAGACTtcctaaaagaaggagaagggaagtaCTTAAAACTCCCACAGTTGGTTGACATGGCTGCACAG attgcTGATGGCATGGCTTACATTGAAAGAATGAACTACATCCACAGGGATCTCCGGGCAGCTAACATCCTTGTAGGAGACAATCTTGTGTGTAAAATAGCAGACTTTGGTTTAGCAAGGTTAATAGAGGATAATGAGTACACTGCAAGACAAG GAGCTAAATTTCCGATTAAATGGACAGCTCCTGAAGCAGCGTTGTATGGTCGGTTTACAATCAAGTCGGATGTGTGGTCATTTGGAATTTTACTGACAGAACTGGTAACGAAAGGGAGAGTGCCATATCCAG gGATGGTGAATCGGGAAGTTCTGGAGCAAGTGGAACGTGGATATAGGATGCCTTGCCCACAAGGCTGTCCAGAGTCTCTCCATGAGCTAATGAAACTGTGTTGGAAGAAGGACCCTGATGAGAGACCAACCTTTGAATATATACAGTCTTTCTTGGAGGACTACTTTACTGCTACAGAACCACAGTACCAGCCTGGAGACAATTTATAA